The nucleotide sequence CACGCCCCTAGCTACACTGCGCCCCCTCCAGAGCGCTTGGGCGGCGTGGGGGCTGAGAGTAGTGGAGCAGAAGGTTGCGTTTAGGAGCGACGGCCTACTGCTTGAAGGGATACTCCACGTCCCCCCAGGGGCTAGGGGGAGGGCGCCCGCTGTAGCTGTCTGCCACCCCCACCCCCTCTACGGAGGATCTATGCACAACGCCGTGATTAAGGAGCTCTGTAGGAGCTTAGAGATGGCCGGCCTCGTCGCCCTCCGGTTCAACTTCAGGGGCGTTGGAGCTAGCGAGGGGTCTTACGATAGCGGCGTGGGGGAGCGGAGCGACGTAAGGGCGGCGCTCGACTTCCTACAGTCCGTCGACACCCCTAGCCCCAGTAGGCTTGGGGTAGCAGGGTACTCCTTCGGAGCCTACGTAGCTACCTACGCGGCGGCTCAGGATCCTAGGGTCGAGGCCCTGGCCTTAATATCTCCCCCCCTCGCTGTCTACAGCTTCGACCCCCTCAGGGCCCTAGGTATGCCTAAGCTAGTAGTCTGGGGGAGGCTCGACGAGCTAGTAAGCGCTACGATAGAGGAGGTGGCTAGCATGGTGGCCGAGCCGAGGAGGCTCGTCCTAGTTGAGGGAGCGAACCACCTCTGGCTGGGCCGTGAGGAAGAGGTCTGCGCTATAGTCACCGCCTTCTTTAAGGAGGCGCTTAGGGACAGGGGCGGCTAGCTTAGCTTCAGCTAGGTCCCCGCCCCTCCCTGAAGATAGCCTGCCTCAGCCTAGCCCCCACCTTCTCTATGGGGTGCTCCTCGAGCTCCCTCATGTACTTATTGAAGGCCTCGGGCCCCTCCCGCCTCCAAGCCTCAGCCCACTCCTCGGCAAAGCGCCCCGACTGCACGTCTAACAGTATCTTCCTCATGTTCTCCTTGACCCGCTCGTCTACTACCACCCTCCCCCTAGTCAAGCCCCCGTAGCGGGCGGTCTCGCTTACACGCCTGTACATGCCGGATATTCCGTAGCGCTGGATGAGGTCTACGATGAGCTTTAGCTCGTGGAGGCACTCAAAGTAGGCCA is from Candidatus Nezhaarchaeota archaeon and encodes:
- a CDS encoding alpha/beta hydrolase is translated as MEQKVAFRSDGLLLEGILHVPPGARGRAPAVAVCHPHPLYGGSMHNAVIKELCRSLEMAGLVALRFNFRGVGASEGSYDSGVGERSDVRAALDFLQSVDTPSPSRLGVAGYSFGAYVATYAAAQDPRVEALALISPPLAVYSFDPLRALGMPKLVVWGRLDELVSATIEEVASMVAEPRRLVLVEGANHLWLGREEEVCAIVTAFFKEALRDRGG